The following are encoded in a window of Nocardia sp. BMG111209 genomic DNA:
- a CDS encoding polyprenol monophosphomannose synthase → MPSRAEGVLKVTVVVPTYNERENLPVAVERLTSLPVPDLHVLVVDDNSPDGTGEVADKLTAEHPGRVGVLHRVEKDGLGRAYVAGITRALDEGADVVIQMDADLSHPAEVIPAMLDKLANSDAGVVLGSRYVPGGSTAAEWKWYRKALSAWANFYVNTILRLGVRDATAGFKAWKADTLRAIDVASIGSNGYSFQVEMNYRTIKKGIQIAEVPIRFEERTKGASKMSLKVQLESAAMPWRLLFGRKV, encoded by the coding sequence ATGCCGAGTCGAGCGGAGGGCGTCTTGAAGGTGACCGTGGTCGTGCCGACCTACAACGAGCGGGAGAACCTGCCGGTGGCGGTCGAGCGACTGACCTCGCTACCGGTCCCCGACCTGCATGTGCTGGTCGTCGACGACAACTCGCCGGACGGTACCGGTGAGGTGGCCGACAAGCTGACCGCCGAGCACCCGGGCAGGGTCGGCGTACTGCACCGCGTCGAGAAGGACGGACTCGGCCGCGCCTACGTCGCCGGTATCACCAGGGCCCTCGACGAGGGTGCGGACGTGGTCATCCAGATGGACGCCGACCTGTCGCATCCGGCGGAGGTCATCCCCGCCATGCTGGACAAGCTGGCGAACTCCGACGCCGGCGTGGTGCTCGGATCCCGTTATGTTCCCGGCGGTTCCACCGCGGCGGAGTGGAAGTGGTACCGCAAGGCGCTGTCGGCGTGGGCCAACTTCTACGTCAATACGATTCTGCGGCTGGGTGTCCGGGACGCCACCGCCGGTTTCAAGGCATGGAAGGCCGACACCCTGCGCGCGATCGACGTCGCGTCCATCGGCAGCAACGGGTACTCGTTCCAGGTCGAGATGAACTACCGGACCATCAAGAAGGGCATCCAGATCGCCGAGGTGCCGATCCGCTTCGAGGAGCGCACCAAGGGCGCCTCGAAGATGAGCCTGAAGGTGCAGCTGGAATCGGCCGCGATGCCGTGGAGGCTGCTGTTCGGGCGGAAGGTCTAG
- a CDS encoding SgcJ/EcaC family oxidoreductase — MSNSRADDVAAIRAVLADSYLAWAAGDADGMVADYTEDATAIMTGSYRDSRDVIRQSMAAAFEGPLAGSSTWNEQLGIRFVGSDGAIVISESAILFAGETEVPDDARRVKATWVLEKRYGRWLIAAYHNSPVLAPAQ, encoded by the coding sequence ATGTCGAACAGTCGTGCGGACGATGTGGCCGCGATCCGGGCCGTGCTGGCCGATTCCTACCTGGCCTGGGCGGCCGGCGACGCCGACGGGATGGTCGCCGACTACACCGAGGACGCGACCGCCATCATGACCGGCTCCTACCGCGACAGCCGGGATGTGATCCGGCAGAGTATGGCGGCGGCCTTCGAGGGGCCGCTCGCGGGCAGCTCGACCTGGAACGAACAACTCGGTATCCGTTTCGTCGGCAGCGACGGCGCGATCGTGATCAGCGAATCCGCCATTCTGTTCGCGGGCGAGACCGAGGTGCCCGACGATGCGCGCAGGGTCAAGGCGACCTGGGTACTGGAGAAACGGTACGGCCGATGGCTGATCGCCGCTTATCACAACAGTCCGGTGCTCGCGCCCGCGCAGTGA
- a CDS encoding TetR/AcrR family transcriptional regulator encodes MARQQERARRTRAAIIRSAAVEFGKSGYAAASLNRILEGSHATKGAMYFHFDSKEDLARAVLESAVERYRATSERWLARTDLGPVDVLHGMVDEVALRLENDIVIQAEFRLVIEPEFYRDAKAAGGRIVDRATRLLAVRAIEQKQLRADADPDRFARTLSAALAGQRYIVDVQGGPMDLRTRFQEALEVIVEAMATPEWADEFRRYGWRAAARLEELDV; translated from the coding sequence ATGGCACGGCAGCAAGAGCGGGCCCGCCGGACACGGGCGGCGATCATCAGGTCCGCCGCCGTTGAATTCGGGAAGAGCGGCTACGCCGCGGCATCGTTGAACCGGATATTGGAAGGGTCGCACGCCACCAAGGGCGCCATGTACTTCCACTTCGACTCCAAGGAGGACCTCGCCCGCGCGGTACTGGAATCGGCGGTCGAGCGCTACCGCGCGACCTCCGAACGCTGGCTCGCCCGAACCGATCTCGGTCCGGTGGACGTGCTGCACGGGATGGTCGACGAGGTGGCGCTGCGGCTGGAGAACGACATCGTCATCCAGGCCGAGTTTCGGCTCGTGATCGAGCCGGAGTTCTATCGCGACGCCAAGGCGGCCGGCGGGCGCATCGTCGACCGCGCCACCCGCCTGCTGGCGGTCCGGGCGATCGAACAGAAACAGTTGCGCGCCGACGCCGATCCGGACCGGTTCGCGCGCACGCTGTCCGCCGCCCTGGCGGGCCAGCGCTACATCGTCGACGTCCAGGGCGGCCCGATGGATCTGCGTACCAGGTTCCAGGAGGCGCTGGAGGTCATCGTGGAGGCCATGGCGACGCCCGAGTGGGCCGACGAGTTCCGGCGGTACGGCTGGCGGGCCGCGGCGCGCCTGGAGGAGCTCGACGTCTGA
- a CDS encoding acyl-ACP desaturase, translating into MARDLTQLELLSELEPVAAENVDRHISMAKEWHPHDYVPWDEGRNFAAMGGEDWDPSQSRLSELAKAAMITNLLTEDNLPSYHREIAENFSQDGPWGTWVGRWTAEENRHGIVMRDYLVVTRAVDPVALEQARMIHMTNGFASPTEDEAGFLHSVAYVTFQELATRVSHRNTGKVCDDPIADRMLQRVATDENLHMIFYRNMCGAALDLAPDQALEAVTLILENFQMPGAGMPNFRRNGVMMAKHGIYDLRQHLEEVIQPVLKKWKIFERDDFTARGEAVRERLGLFLERLAKDVVKFEEQRDRMLAREAAKREREEITTLAG; encoded by the coding sequence ATGGCCAGGGATCTGACCCAACTCGAGCTTCTGTCTGAGCTGGAGCCGGTTGCCGCAGAGAACGTCGATCGACATATCTCGATGGCCAAGGAGTGGCACCCGCACGATTACGTCCCATGGGACGAGGGCCGCAACTTCGCCGCCATGGGGGGCGAGGACTGGGATCCGTCGCAATCTCGGCTGAGCGAGCTCGCCAAGGCCGCGATGATCACCAACCTGCTCACCGAGGACAATCTGCCCTCCTACCATCGCGAGATCGCCGAGAACTTCTCCCAGGACGGCCCCTGGGGCACCTGGGTCGGTCGCTGGACCGCCGAGGAGAACCGGCACGGCATCGTCATGCGCGACTATCTGGTGGTCACCCGCGCGGTGGACCCGGTGGCGCTGGAACAGGCCCGGATGATCCACATGACCAACGGGTTCGCCTCGCCCACCGAGGACGAGGCCGGCTTCCTGCACTCCGTCGCGTACGTGACGTTCCAGGAACTCGCCACCCGGGTGAGCCACCGCAACACCGGCAAGGTCTGCGACGACCCGATCGCCGATCGCATGCTGCAGCGCGTCGCCACCGACGAGAACCTGCACATGATCTTCTACCGCAACATGTGCGGTGCGGCCCTCGATCTGGCGCCCGATCAGGCGCTCGAGGCCGTCACCCTGATCCTGGAGAACTTCCAGATGCCCGGTGCGGGCATGCCCAACTTCCGCCGCAACGGTGTCATGATGGCCAAGCACGGCATCTACGACCTGCGGCAGCACCTGGAAGAGGTCATCCAGCCGGTCCTCAAGAAGTGGAAGATCTTCGAGCGCGACGACTTCACCGCACGCGGTGAGGCGGTGCGCGAGCGCCTGGGCCTGTTCCTGGAGCGCCTCGCCAAGGATGTCGTGAAGTTCGAGGAGCAGCGCGACCGCATGCTGGCCCGCGAGGCCGCCAAGCGCGAGCGCGAGGAGATCACCACCCTCGCCGGCTGA
- the dusB gene encoding tRNA dihydrouridine synthase DusB, with translation MTTAVETRTTLRIGPYQVDPPVVLAPMAGITNVAFRTLCREFGSATSLYVCEMITARAVVERNEKTLHMMAFGPGERPRSMQLYGVDPKTLGEAVRIVVGEGWADHIDVNLGCPVPKVTRLGGGAALPYKRRLFQQIVRTMVAAAEPAGVPVTFKFRIGIDDDHHTYLDTGRIAEAEGAAAVALHARTAAQRYSGSADWSAIARLKEAVTTIPVLGNGDIFSAADALTMVAETGCDGVVVGRGCLGRPWLFAELSAALRGEPIPVAPALGRVGEILYRHAVLLSDHDGEDKAMRDIRKHMAWYLMGFPVGSDLRRRFATVTGLAELQDLIGLLDPTAPFPADAEGPRGRQGSPGKVVLPEGWLDDPEDATVPTAADVMHSGG, from the coding sequence ATGACTACCGCCGTCGAGACACGAACCACCCTGCGGATCGGCCCCTACCAGGTCGATCCGCCGGTCGTGCTGGCGCCGATGGCCGGTATCACCAACGTCGCCTTCCGCACCCTGTGCCGCGAATTCGGCAGCGCCACTTCGCTGTACGTCTGCGAGATGATCACCGCCCGCGCGGTGGTGGAGCGCAACGAGAAGACACTGCACATGATGGCGTTCGGCCCCGGCGAACGGCCCCGCTCCATGCAGCTCTACGGCGTGGACCCGAAGACACTGGGCGAGGCCGTGCGGATCGTCGTCGGCGAGGGCTGGGCCGACCACATCGACGTCAACCTCGGCTGCCCGGTACCGAAGGTCACCCGGCTCGGCGGCGGCGCGGCCCTGCCCTACAAGCGCCGGCTGTTCCAGCAGATCGTGCGGACCATGGTCGCGGCCGCGGAACCGGCCGGCGTTCCGGTCACCTTCAAGTTCCGCATCGGCATCGACGACGACCACCACACCTATCTCGACACCGGCCGCATCGCCGAGGCCGAGGGCGCCGCCGCGGTCGCGCTGCACGCTCGCACCGCTGCGCAGCGGTATTCCGGCTCCGCCGACTGGTCCGCGATCGCCCGCCTCAAGGAGGCCGTCACCACCATCCCGGTGCTCGGCAACGGCGATATCTTCTCCGCCGCCGACGCCCTCACGATGGTCGCCGAAACCGGCTGCGACGGCGTCGTCGTCGGCCGCGGTTGCCTCGGCCGCCCGTGGCTGTTCGCCGAACTGTCCGCCGCCCTGCGCGGCGAGCCGATTCCGGTGGCCCCGGCGCTCGGCCGCGTCGGCGAGATCCTCTACCGCCACGCCGTGCTGCTGTCCGACCACGACGGCGAGGACAAGGCCATGCGCGATATCCGCAAGCACATGGCCTGGTACCTGATGGGCTTCCCGGTCGGCTCCGACCTGCGCCGCCGCTTCGCGACGGTCACCGGCCTCGCCGAACTCCAGGACCTCATCGGCCTGCTCGACCCCACCGCACCCTTCCCGGCCGACGCCGAGGGCCCCCGCGGCCGCCAGGGCTCCCCCGGCAAGGTCGTCCTCCCCGAAGGCTGGCTCGACGATCCGGAGGACGCCACCGTCCCCACCGCCGCCGACGTGATGCATTCCGGCGGCTGA
- a CDS encoding LCP family protein, protein MTGGGEDGTEEPPAFLRRAPWERLPAARPSAAVVAEFPVIRVAAPGVVKQTDSPLATPEAAGSSHLSLVAPDGTQSPDRTAAGSAESSSIPLGAAGSAQPPDISLVAPDAERSPDIPLAAPDPAQRPDISLVTADSAQPPDISLVASDIAESPELPADGGQVAAGRALGTARWGVRIAAAGCAIGLLTASGVGWRFLRSTDDGFNRVAALDVNSADIVDPLGQLGDENYLIVGTDSRAGANGQIGAGTTDDADGARADTVMLVNIPASRQRAVVVSFPRDLDVSRPACEAWNNEKAVYTGQTYYAANGEKLNGVYALGGPKCLTKVIQKLSGLKINHFVGMDFSGFQAMVDTLGGVEVCASRPIVDGQLGTVLTSAGRQVIDGSTALDYVRARHVYGEQRSDYDRINRQQRFLSSLLRSAVSNRVLLDPARLRGLVEAFTGHAFMDNVSTGDLLTLGRSLQRLETGSVTFVTLPTGGTTTYGNEIPRESDIKALFRAIIDDQPLPGEVKSPAIGIPAPPVRYAAVDPAAVQVRVSNASGVPGLAAGAAPKLSDQGFQVAGVGNLADGGNAGTRVRYSAGHEAEAATLASALPGATLESVAGLGALVEVALGADFTGTVQAPSPPGSLLPEAPEAVALSAPVTLPADLEHRNAADDICK, encoded by the coding sequence GTGACCGGTGGTGGTGAGGATGGAACCGAGGAACCGCCCGCGTTCCTGCGGCGCGCGCCGTGGGAGCGACTGCCCGCCGCGCGGCCGTCCGCTGCCGTGGTCGCGGAATTTCCGGTCATCCGGGTCGCGGCACCGGGTGTCGTGAAGCAGACGGACAGCCCGCTCGCGACACCGGAGGCCGCAGGGTCGTCGCATCTCTCGCTCGTCGCACCGGACGGCACGCAGTCACCGGACCGCACCGCAGCGGGCTCCGCAGAGTCGTCGAGCATCCCGCTCGGCGCGGCGGGCTCTGCACAGCCACCGGACATCTCGCTCGTCGCACCGGACGCCGAGCGGTCACCGGATATCCCGCTCGCCGCACCGGACCCTGCACAGCGACCGGACATCTCGCTCGTCACAGCGGACTCCGCACAGCCACCGGACATCTCACTGGTCGCATCGGATATCGCGGAATCCCCGGAACTGCCGGCCGACGGCGGCCAGGTGGCGGCCGGCCGGGCCTTGGGGACCGCGCGGTGGGGTGTGCGGATCGCGGCGGCGGGGTGTGCGATCGGGCTGCTCACCGCCAGTGGGGTGGGCTGGCGTTTCCTGCGGTCCACCGACGACGGGTTCAACCGGGTCGCGGCGCTGGATGTGAACTCCGCCGATATCGTCGACCCGCTCGGCCAGCTCGGGGACGAGAACTATCTGATCGTCGGCACCGATTCGCGGGCCGGCGCCAACGGGCAGATCGGCGCGGGTACCACCGACGATGCCGACGGCGCCCGCGCCGACACCGTGATGCTGGTGAACATTCCGGCCAGCCGGCAGCGGGCCGTGGTGGTGTCGTTCCCGCGCGATCTGGACGTCAGCCGTCCCGCCTGCGAGGCGTGGAACAACGAGAAGGCCGTCTACACCGGGCAGACGTACTACGCGGCCAACGGCGAGAAACTCAACGGCGTGTACGCGCTCGGCGGCCCGAAATGCCTGACCAAGGTGATCCAGAAGCTGTCCGGGCTGAAGATCAACCATTTCGTGGGCATGGACTTCAGCGGATTCCAGGCGATGGTCGACACCCTCGGCGGCGTCGAGGTGTGCGCCTCCCGGCCGATCGTCGACGGGCAGCTGGGCACGGTCCTGACCAGCGCCGGACGGCAGGTCATCGACGGTTCCACGGCCCTGGACTACGTGCGCGCGCGGCACGTGTACGGCGAGCAGCGCAGCGACTACGACCGGATCAACCGCCAGCAGCGGTTCCTGTCCTCGCTGCTTCGCTCGGCGGTGTCGAATCGGGTGCTCCTGGATCCGGCCCGGCTGCGGGGGCTGGTCGAGGCGTTCACCGGCCATGCCTTCATGGACAACGTCAGTACCGGCGATCTGCTTACGCTGGGCCGCTCGCTGCAGCGGCTGGAGACCGGTTCGGTCACCTTCGTGACCCTGCCCACCGGCGGCACAACGACCTACGGCAACGAGATCCCGCGCGAATCCGATATCAAGGCGCTGTTCCGGGCGATCATCGACGACCAGCCGCTGCCCGGCGAGGTGAAATCCCCGGCGATCGGCATCCCCGCGCCGCCGGTCCGGTACGCCGCCGTCGATCCGGCCGCGGTGCAGGTGCGGGTGTCGAACGCGTCCGGCGTGCCCGGCCTGGCCGCGGGTGCGGCTCCGAAGTTGTCCGACCAGGGCTTCCAGGTGGCGGGCGTCGGCAATCTGGCCGACGGCGGCAACGCCGGTACCCGGGTGCGGTATTCGGCGGGACACGAGGCCGAGGCCGCCACGCTCGCCTCGGCGCTGCCCGGCGCCACGCTGGAATCGGTCGCCGGGCTCGGCGCACTGGTCGAGGTCGCGCTCGGCGCCGATTTCACCGGGACCGTGCAGGCCCCGAGCCCGCCCGGCAGCCTGCTGCCGGAGGCGCCGGAGGCGGTCGCGTTGTCGGCTCCGGTCACCCTGCCCGCCGACCTGGAACATCGCAACGCCGCCGATGACATCTGTAAATAG
- the phoU gene encoding phosphate signaling complex protein PhoU has translation MRVIYNEQMAELAALLGEMAGLAGSAMERATQALLQADLHLAEQVISESDRIGEMNTLAEEKAFALLALQAPVAGDLRQVVSTIQIVADVNRMGALALHVAKVARRRHPNHALPEAVNGYFAEMGRVAVAMATAAKDVLETRDPERAAELSGDDDAMDDLHRHLFTLLMDREWKHGVAAAVDVTLLGRYYERFADHAVEIGRRVVFLVTGVLPADPDAEIEHI, from the coding sequence ATGCGTGTCATCTACAACGAACAAATGGCGGAGCTCGCCGCTCTGCTGGGCGAGATGGCCGGCCTCGCCGGGTCGGCCATGGAGCGGGCCACCCAGGCGCTGCTGCAGGCGGATCTGCATCTGGCCGAACAGGTCATCTCCGAATCCGATCGCATCGGCGAGATGAACACGCTGGCCGAGGAGAAGGCCTTCGCCCTCCTGGCCCTGCAGGCGCCGGTGGCCGGCGATCTGCGCCAGGTGGTCAGCACCATCCAGATCGTCGCCGATGTGAACCGGATGGGCGCGCTGGCGCTGCACGTCGCCAAGGTCGCGCGCCGCCGCCACCCGAACCACGCCCTGCCCGAGGCCGTCAACGGCTACTTCGCGGAGATGGGCCGGGTCGCGGTGGCCATGGCCACCGCGGCCAAGGATGTGCTGGAGACCCGCGATCCGGAACGCGCCGCCGAACTCAGCGGCGACGACGACGCGATGGACGACCTGCATCGGCACCTGTTCACGCTGCTCATGGACCGCGAATGGAAGCACGGCGTCGCCGCCGCGGTGGATGTGACGCTGCTCGGCCGCTACTACGAGCGGTTCGCCGATCATGCCGTCGAGATCGGCCGCCGGGTGGTCTTCCTGGTGACCGGCGTGCTGCCCGCGGATCCGGACGCGGAGATCGAGCACATCTAG
- the pstB gene encoding phosphate ABC transporter ATP-binding protein PstB, with amino-acid sequence MAKRIDVKDLNIYYGKFHAVAGVALTVLPRSVTAFIGPSGCGKSTVLRSLNRMHEVTPNARVEGGVLLDGEDIYGASVDPVGVRRTIGMVFQRPNPFPTMSIRDNVVAGLKLQGVRGKKELDEVAERSLRGANLWNEVKDRLDKPGGGLSGGQQQRLCIARAIAVSPDVLLMDEPCSALDPISTLAIEDLIAELKKEFTIVIVTHNMQQAARVSDQTAFFNLEAQGKPGKLIEIDETEKIFSNPSRKETEDYISGRFG; translated from the coding sequence ATGGCCAAGCGGATCGATGTCAAAGATCTGAACATCTACTACGGGAAGTTCCACGCCGTCGCCGGCGTCGCGCTGACCGTGCTGCCGCGCAGCGTCACCGCCTTCATCGGTCCGTCCGGTTGCGGTAAGTCCACCGTGCTGCGCTCGCTGAACCGGATGCACGAGGTCACCCCGAATGCCCGGGTCGAGGGCGGGGTGCTGCTCGACGGCGAGGACATCTACGGCGCCAGCGTCGATCCGGTCGGCGTGCGCCGCACCATCGGCATGGTGTTCCAGCGGCCGAACCCGTTCCCCACCATGTCGATTCGCGACAACGTGGTGGCCGGGCTGAAGCTGCAGGGTGTGCGCGGCAAGAAGGAACTCGACGAGGTCGCCGAGCGCTCGTTGCGTGGCGCCAACCTCTGGAACGAGGTCAAGGACCGGCTGGACAAGCCGGGCGGCGGCCTCTCCGGCGGTCAGCAGCAGCGGTTGTGCATCGCCCGGGCCATCGCGGTGTCCCCGGACGTGCTGCTGATGGACGAGCCCTGTTCGGCGCTGGACCCCATCTCCACGCTGGCGATCGAGGATCTGATCGCCGAGCTGAAGAAGGAGTTCACCATCGTCATCGTCACGCACAACATGCAGCAGGCGGCGCGCGTGAGCGATCAGACGGCCTTCTTCAACCTGGAGGCGCAGGGCAAGCCGGGCAAGCTCATCGAGATCGATGAGACGGAGAAGATCTTCTCCAACCCGTCGCGCAAGGAGACCGAGGACTACATCTCCGGTCGGTTCGGCTAG
- the pstA gene encoding phosphate ABC transporter permease PstA, with product MSTTTLDRPIKAPTFRDVSASRKLRNNLATVVMWLCFAIALVPLGWVLILVIQKGLHAATRNGWWTRSQRGILPDQYGGGVYHAIYGTIIQSAMAAVIAVPLGILAAIFLVEYGRGLLAKVTTFMVDILAGVPSIVAALFVFALWIATFGFPQSAFAVSLALVLLMLPVVVRSTEEMLKLVPDELREASYALGIPKWKTILRIVVPTAAPGMISGMLLALARVMGETAPVLVLVGYSKSINYNIFNGNMASLPLMIYQELSNPEPAGRARVWGAAFTLIAIIALLYLAAAAANKLLTRNR from the coding sequence ATGTCCACCACGACTCTCGACCGCCCGATCAAGGCGCCGACCTTCCGGGACGTGAGCGCCTCGCGCAAGCTCCGCAACAACCTCGCCACGGTGGTCATGTGGCTGTGCTTCGCCATCGCGCTGGTGCCGCTGGGCTGGGTGCTGATCCTGGTCATCCAGAAGGGTCTGCACGCCGCCACCCGCAACGGCTGGTGGACCAGGTCGCAGCGCGGCATCCTGCCCGACCAGTACGGCGGCGGTGTCTACCACGCCATCTACGGCACGATCATCCAGTCGGCGATGGCCGCGGTGATCGCGGTGCCGCTGGGCATCCTGGCGGCGATCTTCCTCGTCGAGTACGGCCGCGGCCTGCTGGCGAAGGTCACCACCTTCATGGTCGACATCCTCGCCGGTGTGCCGTCGATCGTCGCCGCGCTGTTCGTCTTCGCCCTCTGGATCGCGACCTTCGGCTTCCCGCAGAGCGCGTTCGCGGTATCGCTGGCGCTGGTGCTGCTGATGCTGCCCGTGGTGGTGCGCAGTACCGAGGAAATGCTGAAACTCGTCCCCGACGAGCTGCGCGAGGCGTCGTACGCGCTCGGCATCCCGAAGTGGAAGACGATCCTGCGGATCGTCGTACCCACCGCGGCCCCCGGCATGATCAGCGGCATGCTGCTGGCGCTGGCCCGCGTCATGGGCGAGACCGCGCCGGTGCTGGTGCTGGTCGGCTACTCGAAGTCGATCAACTACAACATCTTCAACGGGAACATGGCATCGCTGCCGCTGATGATCTATCAGGAGCTGTCCAACCCGGAGCCCGCCGGCCGGGCCCGGGTGTGGGGCGCGGCCTTCACGTTGATCGCGATCATCGCGCTGCTGTACCTCGCCGCGGCGGCGGCGAACAAGCTGCTCACGCGGAACCGATAG
- the pstC gene encoding phosphate ABC transporter permease subunit PstC: MTVHDEVAPAGRSTETDPRAGGEAATMSLESTPEPSTPIKARGGRSHSKNAEFAFRSLATAAGATIVAAIALIALFLLIRAVPSVAANKANFFASTEFNVRDANNLRFGIRDLFAVTVLSSLMALVIAVPLGVGIALFLTQYAPKALARPFAILVDLLAAVPSIVFGLWGILVLAEKLSPVEQFLNDNLGWFFLFDTGNVSVTGGGTIFTAGIVLAVMILPIITSVSREVFNLTPRAHIEAAQALGATKWEVVRMTVLPYGRSGVIAGSMLGLGRALGETIAVLIVLHTAAKAGHWSLFDGGYTFASKIASAASEFSQALPTGAYIAAGFVLFALTFVVNALARIAAGGKVNG; the protein is encoded by the coding sequence ATGACCGTGCACGACGAAGTCGCCCCCGCGGGTAGGTCCACCGAGACCGACCCGCGGGCGGGCGGAGAAGCCGCCACCATGTCCCTCGAGAGCACGCCCGAACCCTCGACGCCGATCAAGGCCCGAGGCGGGCGTTCGCACAGCAAGAACGCGGAATTCGCGTTCCGCTCGCTGGCCACGGCCGCGGGCGCGACGATCGTCGCTGCGATCGCGCTGATCGCTTTGTTCCTCTTGATCCGCGCGGTGCCGTCGGTGGCGGCCAACAAGGCGAATTTCTTCGCCAGCACGGAATTCAATGTCCGTGACGCGAACAATCTGCGCTTCGGTATCCGCGACCTGTTCGCGGTGACCGTGCTCAGTTCGCTCATGGCATTGGTGATCGCGGTGCCGCTGGGTGTCGGGATCGCATTGTTCCTGACCCAGTACGCGCCGAAGGCGCTCGCCCGTCCGTTCGCGATCCTGGTGGATCTGCTGGCGGCGGTGCCTTCGATCGTGTTCGGTCTGTGGGGAATCCTGGTTCTGGCCGAGAAACTGTCTCCGGTGGAGCAGTTCCTGAACGACAATCTCGGCTGGTTCTTCCTTTTCGATACCGGCAATGTCTCGGTGACCGGCGGTGGCACCATCTTCACCGCCGGCATCGTGCTCGCCGTGATGATCCTGCCGATCATCACCTCGGTGAGCCGCGAGGTCTTCAACCTCACCCCGCGCGCCCACATCGAGGCCGCCCAGGCGCTGGGCGCCACCAAGTGGGAGGTGGTGCGGATGACCGTGCTGCCGTACGGCCGCAGTGGTGTGATCGCCGGTTCCATGCTCGGGCTCGGCCGCGCGCTCGGTGAGACCATCGCGGTCCTCATCGTGCTGCACACCGCCGCCAAGGCCGGCCACTGGTCGCTGTTCGACGGCGGGTACACCTTCGCCTCGAAGATCGCCTCGGCCGCTTCCGAATTCAGTCAGGCGCTGCCCACCGGCGCCTACATCGCCGCGGGCTTCGTGCTGTTCGCGCTGACCTTCGTGGTCAACGCGCTCGCCCGGATCGCGGCCGGCGGGAAGGTCAACGGCTGA
- the pstS gene encoding phosphate ABC transporter substrate-binding protein PstS: MNLKRTSALLGVLAAAGALTLSACGSDDNSNQSSGGSSVAKTSVDCGGKKALKASGSSAQKNAMDRFVAAYQQNCDGYNLDYTSSGSGAGVNEFIGGQTDFGGTDSPLSAKNQEPDKAKARCASDAWNLPTVFGPIAITFNLGDVTKLNLDGPTAAKIFNGGITKWDDPAIKALNAGVNLPSDAIHVIYRSDDSGTTDNFQLYLDAASNGAWGKGAGKAFAGGTGEGAKGNEGTSAIIKSTKGAITYNEWSFAKSQSLNIASVVTSAGPTPVALTIDSAQKAVAGVQVKGTGNDLVLDTSSFYKPTQAGAYPIMLATYEVVCSKYADANTAKAVKAFLTSAVGNGQAGLDTAGYIPLPDAFKAKLTTAINAIN; encoded by the coding sequence GTGAATCTCAAGCGCACGAGCGCTCTCCTCGGTGTGCTGGCTGCGGCCGGCGCTCTGACCCTTTCTGCCTGTGGCAGCGACGACAACTCCAACCAGTCGTCCGGTGGCTCCAGCGTGGCCAAGACGTCCGTCGACTGTGGTGGCAAGAAGGCTCTGAAGGCCAGCGGCTCCTCGGCTCAGAAGAACGCGATGGACCGTTTCGTCGCCGCCTACCAGCAGAACTGCGACGGCTACAACCTGGACTACACCTCCAGTGGTTCGGGTGCCGGTGTCAACGAGTTCATCGGTGGCCAGACCGATTTCGGTGGCACCGACTCGCCGCTGAGCGCGAAGAACCAGGAGCCGGACAAGGCCAAGGCCCGCTGCGCCTCGGACGCGTGGAATCTGCCGACCGTCTTCGGTCCCATCGCGATCACCTTCAACCTGGGTGACGTCACCAAGCTGAACCTGGACGGCCCGACCGCCGCCAAGATCTTCAACGGTGGCATCACCAAGTGGGACGACCCGGCCATCAAGGCGCTGAACGCCGGTGTCAACCTGCCGAGCGACGCGATCCATGTGATCTACCGCAGCGACGACTCCGGCACCACCGACAACTTCCAGCTGTACCTGGACGCCGCGTCGAACGGTGCCTGGGGCAAGGGCGCCGGCAAGGCGTTCGCGGGCGGCACCGGTGAGGGTGCGAAGGGCAACGAAGGCACCTCGGCGATCATCAAGAGCACCAAGGGCGCCATCACCTACAACGAGTGGTCCTTCGCCAAGTCGCAGAGCCTGAACATCGCGTCGGTCGTCACCTCCGCGGGCCCGACCCCGGTCGCGCTGACCATCGACTCCGCGCAGAAGGCCGTCGCCGGCGTGCAGGTCAAGGGCACCGGCAACGACCTGGTGCTGGACACCAGCTCCTTCTACAAGCCGACCCAGGCCGGCGCCTACCCGATCATGCTGGCCACCTACGAGGTCGTGTGCTCGAAGTACGCCGATGCCAACACCGCCAAGGCGGTCAAGGCGTTCCTGACCTCCGCGGTCGGTAACGGTCAGGCGGGCCTGGACACGGCCGGGTACATCCCGCTGCCGGACGCGTTCAAGGCCAAGCTGACCACCGCCATCAACGCCATCAACTGA